In the Lates calcarifer isolate ASB-BC8 unplaced genomic scaffold, TLL_Latcal_v3 _unitig_2125_quiver_1411, whole genome shotgun sequence genome, one interval contains:
- the LOC108892223 gene encoding nuclear protein 1, whose translation MSHVDVKNLKPTSFEDEYYDEYEYYNLTDKYAEGSARKGRTKKEASENTNRHNPGGHERKIVEKLQNSEKKAKE comes from the exons ATGAGTCACGTCGACGTGAAAAACCTGAAGCCCACCAGCTTCGAAGACGAGTACTACGatgaatatgaatattacaACCTGACCGATAAATACGCAG AGGGCTCGGCCCGGAAAGGCAGGACAAAGAAGGAGGCCAGTGAAAACACCAACAGACACAACCCCGGCGGGCACGAGCGCAAGATCGTGGAAAAACTCCAGAACAGCGAGAAGAAAGCCAAGGAGTGA